A single region of the Lycium barbarum isolate Lr01 chromosome 2, ASM1917538v2, whole genome shotgun sequence genome encodes:
- the LOC132627076 gene encoding uncharacterized protein LOC132627076 isoform X1: MVAAAEMSGGNGGGGRCLRRRKIMEKECPISVPRVSENNEITERPLKFDEITELPQQIDFYTQARKALCLRGPFDSSEDATTTTSTQHTAHLTLPNNLAQLLNKHSDSRKRHKKSNVGTETKKKSSSRQKGGRNTGIWDHVEEYFRELNVDDIDRLYKLGSFEFLGNDNRNLLYVPTFDNVGSVVNGSGVNDSGATVKEEKGNEQFMDVDSEGGKEKETELPKEENDGNVKPCSSSQSLPFSGLEWLLGSRNKIYIASERPSKKRKLLGGDAGLEKLLVARPVEGSVSFCHYCSLGDHGDVLNRLIVCSSCNVAVHQRCYGVQDDIEGSWLCSWCKQKNETVSKDKPCVLCPKSGGALKPCRERGQESSGLEFAHLFCSQWMPEVFVENTRIMEPIMNVDGIKDTRKKLICYLCKVKHGACIRCSNGACRTSFHPICAREARHKMEIWGKLGCDDVELRAFCVKHSDLQINSSSQQGRGTAVDISCVTGNSQLAASVTAKPHKLKLGLRNGDKTVLHTDNSISGLDKLNGDALHQDGLLEKGLSVKRQTECGVSQQPVDWGFCENKDGDVADPVNFTLILKKLIEQKKVDVKDVAVEIGVPSDLLASMLNDDKMVPDIQFKVAKWLKNHAYIGSLQKTLKVKIKSTIVPKVEAGVVDDLDSIRVTEPEITDFVPVKSVPPRRRTKNNVRVVKDGESLYSPKETLNIDGVAAEEAKTSVNGREDSSCPRELPSAGVRKVMVETIPSKATLAGDPNSDEEPSKVSIHCPGNGQAEQGALSDQNLATFADTSSTISSVSFDHLPDVLKREAFHSSYIHPFIQNRLRQMESGVPLDDLRQGEVSQIEASSSSGICCSQHSQQSASGNLLKLNGAWPEQLVKASAMGLLELSPADEVEGELVYYQHRLLCNAAARKRFSDDLIVKVVNSLQQETDAARQREWDTVLVSQYLYELREAKKQGRKEKRHQEAQTVLAAATAAAAASSRISSLRKDNVEESTHQEVMNATNERLRLSSQQHPRVKETLSRPTGVRILPETNSDLVQLGSDISKDHARTCDVCRRSETILNPILVCTSCKVAVHLDCYRSVRNSAGPWYCELCEELLSSGGSGAQASYLWEKEKPCFVAECGLCGGTAGAFRKSNDGQWVHAFCAEWTFESTFRRGQVHPIEGLATVPKGNDVCLVCQRRKGVCAKCSYGHCQSTFHPSCARSAGLFLSMRTNGGKLQHKAYCDKHSLEQRLKSETQRHGVEELKSLKQVRVEFERLRLLCERIVKREKLKREVILCSHDILASSRDNAVLSALTRHPYFQPDVSSDSATTTSIKGYTDGCKSGSETIQRSDDITVDSAVAGKRHIKFPVNMDCDRKTDDISTSPNPVTQNPAQRVSFSGKQIPYRASSNSTDHGDKRLRYRKHMETFEKELLMTSNQASVKNQRLPKGYVYVPIRCLPKEEEAAPDECSGEPLDPDG, encoded by the exons ATGGTGGCGGCGGCGGAGATGAGCGGTGGTAACGGCGGCGGTGGGAGATGTCTGCGGCGACGGAAGATAATGGAAAAGGAATGTCCAATATCTGTTCCTAGGGTTTCGGAAAATAATGAAATTACAGAAAGGCCCTTGAAGTTTGATGAAATTACGGAATTGCCCCAACAAATAGATTTTTACACACAGGCAAGAAAAGCTTTGTGTTTACGTGGTCCTTTTGATTCTTCTGAGGATGCTACTACTACTACTTCTACTCAGCATACTGCGCACCTTACTTTACCTAATAATTTAGCTCAGTTGTTAAATAAACATTCTGATAGTAGAAAAAGGCATAAGAAGTCGAATGTAGGTACCGAAACGAAGAAGAAGTCGTCGTCGAGACAAAAGGGAGGTCGTAATACTGGAATTTGGGATCATGTTGAGGAATACTTTCGTGAATTAAATGTGGATGATATTGATAGATTGTATAAACTTGGGTCTTTCGAGTTTTTGGGTAATGATAATCGGAATTTATTGTATGTTCCTACATTTGACAATGTGGGTAGTGTGGTTAATGGTAGTGGGGTAAATGATAGTGGGGCGACGGTTAAAGAAGAGAAGGGTAATGAGCAATTTATGGATGTGGATAGTGAAGGAGGAAAGGAAAAGGAAACCGAATTGCCTAAAGAAGAAAATGATGGAAACGTGAAGCCCTGTTCGTCGTCTCAGTCTTTGCCTTTTAGTGGGTTAGAATGGCTATTAGGTTCTAGGAATAAGATATATATTGCCTCTGAACGACCCTCGAAGAAAAGGAAGCTTTTGGGTGGAGATGCAGGGTTGGAGAAGCTTCTAGTTGCTCGTCCTGTAGAAGGGTCCGTTTCGTTTTGTCATTATTGTAGTTTAGGCGACCATGGTGATGTGTTGAACAGACTGATCGTTTGTAGTTCTTGTAATGTCGCTGTTCATCAGAGATGCTATGGTGTGCAGGATGATATTGAGGGTTCTTGGTTGTGTTCTTGGTGCAAGCAAAAGAACGAGACGGTAAGTAAGGACAAGCCATGTGTGCTTTGCCCAAAAAGCGGTGGTGCTTTGAAACCATGTAGGGAAAGAGGTCAAGAATCTTCTGGACTGGAGTTTGCTCACTTGTTTTGTTCTCAGTGGATGCCTGAGGTATTTGTTGAGAATACTAGGATCATGGAGCCAATAATGAATGTCGATGGTATAAAGGATAcacggaagaagttaatttgttATCTGTGCAAGGTGAAACATGGGGCGTGTATTCGGTGCAGTAATG GGGCTTGTAGGACTTCTTTCCATCCTATATGTGCCAGGGAAGCAAGGCACAAAATGGAGATATGGGGGAAACTTGGATGTGATGAT GTTGAATTACGCGCATTCTGCGTGAAGCATTCAGATCTCCAGATCAATAGTAGCAGTCAACAAGGTAGAGGAACTGCAGTAGACATTTCTTGTGTCACAGGTAACAGTCAGTTGGCAGCGTCAGTTACAGCCAAACCACACAAGTTAAAGCTTGGCTTAAGAAATGGAGACAAAACAGTGTTGCACACCGACAATTCTATCTCGGGTTTAGATAAGTTGAATGGTGATGCATTACATCAAGATGGACTGCTAGAGAAGGGCTTGAGTGTTAAACGTCAAACAGAATGCGGTGTTTCACAGCAGCCTGTTGATTGGGGTTTTTGTGAAAATAAAGATGGCGATGTGGCTGATCCTGTAAATTTCACCTTGATATTAAAAAAG TTAATAGAGCAGAAAAAAGTTGATGTGAAAGATGTTGCTGTGGAGATTGGTGTACCTTCAGACTTGTTGGCCTCAATGCTCAAC GATGATAAAATGGTTCCTGACATACAGTTCAAGGTAGCTAAGTGGTTGAAGAATCATGCTTATATTGGAAGTTTACAGAAAACTCTAAAAGTTAAAATTAAATCCACGATAGTGCCAAAGGTTGAGGCTGGTGTGGTGGATGATTTGGATTCCATTAGAGTTACAGAACCCGAGATTACAGACTTCGTACCCGTCAAGTCTGTACCACCTCGAAGAAGAACCAAAAACAATGTCAGGGTTGTGAAAGATGGTGAATCACTTTATTCACCTAAGGAGACACTCAACATTGACGGAGTAGCTGCAGAAGAAGCTAAAACTAGTGTGAATGGAAGAGAAGATTCAAGTTGTCCAAGAGAGCTTCCTTCTGCTGGTGTGCGGAAG GTTATGGTTGAGACTATTCCCTCAAAAGCAACTCTAGCGGGTGATCCCAACAGTGATGAAG AACCATCAAAGGTTTCAATCCATTGCCCTGGCAATGGTCAAGCGGAGCAGGGTGCTTTATCTGATCAGAATCTTGCGACTTTTGCTGATACGAGCAGCACGATTTCGTCGGTTTCTTTCGATCACTTACCAGATGTCCT TAAACGGGAAGCATTCCACAGCTCTTACATTCACCCTTTTATTCAGAATAGATTAAGGCAAATGGAGAGCGGGGTTCCTTTGGATG ATTTGAGACAGGGTGAGGTTTCTCAGATTGAAGCATCTTCCAGTTCAGGAATCTGCTGCAGTCAACATTCGCAACAATCAGCTTCTGGCAACCTCCTCAAATTGAATGGTGCATGGCCTGAACAGTTGGTGAAAGCGAGTGCTATGGGCCTGCTGGAGCTTTCACCAGCAGATGAGGTGGAAGGAGAGCTAGTTTATTACCAACACAGACTGCTTTGTAATGCTGCTGCAAGAAAACGTTTTAGTG atgaTTTAATTGTTAAGGTTGTGAATAGTCTCCAACAGGAGACTGATGCTGCTAGACAACGAGAATGGGATACAGTGTTAGTTAGCCAATATCTTTATGAGCTTAGGGAAGCCAAAAAGCAAGGAAGGAAAGAAAAACGACATCAGGAGGCTCAGACTGTACTGGCTGCTGCAACTGCGGCAGCTGCCGCATCGTCTAGGATTTCATCATTGAGGAAAGACAATGTAGAAGAATCCACGCACCAGGAGGTT ATGAATGCTACCAATGAAAGGCTTAGGCTTTCTTCCCAACAGCATCCTCGGGTCAAGGAGACGCTTTCAAGGCCAACCGGTGTTCGGATATTACCAGAAACTAACTCTGATCTTGTCCAGCTAGGTTCAGATATTTCAAAAGACCATGCCAGAACTTGTGATGTCTGTAGACGGTCCGAGACCATTTTGAATCCTATTCTAGTTTGTACGAGCTGCAAG GTTGCTGTTCACTTGGATTGCTATCGAAGTGTAAGAAACTCAGCAGGCCCTTGGTATTGTGAACTATGCGAGGAGTTATTGTCATCTGGGGGCTCTGGAGCTCAAGCTTCTTATCTTTGGGAGAAGGAGAAACCATGTTTTGTCGCTGAATGTGGGTTATGTGGCGGTACTGCTGGTGCTTTTAGAAAGTCAAATGATGGTCAATGGGTTCACGCCTTCTGTGCTGAA TGGACCTTTGAATCAACATTCAGAAGAGGACAAGTACATCCAATTGAGGGACTG GCAACTGTCCCCAAGGGTAATGATGTCTGCCTCGTTTGCCAGCGGAGAAAAGGTGTATGCGCTAAG TGTAGTTATGGTCACTGTCAGAGTACATTCCATCCCTCGTGTGCCAGAAGTGCTGGCTTGTTTTTAAGCATGAGAACTAATGGTGGCAAGTTGCAGCACAAAGCTTATTGTGATAAACATAGTTTGGAACAGAGACTTAAG TCTGAGACTCAGAGACATGGGGTGGAAGAATTGAAGAGTCTGAAGCAAGTCAGG GTTGAATTTGAGCGATTACGGCTATTATGCGAAAGGATCGTTAAGCGGGAGAAGCTGAAG CGTGAAGTAATCCTTTGCTCACATGATATTCTGGCTTCAAGTAGAGACAACGCTGTTTTATCTGCTCTAACTCGACACCCTTACTTCCAACCTGATGTTAGTTCAGATTCAGCTACTACGACATCTATTAAAGGCTACACGGATGGCTGTAAATCAGGCAGTGAAACGATACAAAGATCAGATGACATAACGGTAGACAGTGCTGTAGCAGGGAAACGGCACATTAAGTTTCCTGTGAATATGGATTGTGATCGGAAGACTGATGATATTTCTACATCACCCAACCCTGTTACACAGAACCCGGCACAACGGGTGTCTTTTTCTGGGAAGCAAATCCCATATAGAGCTTCTTCCAATTCTACAGATCATGGTGACAAGCGATTGAGATACAGAAAG CATATGGAAACTTTTGAGAAAGAGCTGTTAATGACTTCAAATCAAGCCTCAGTGAAGAACCAGCGATTACCTAAAGGGTACGTCTATGTCCCAATCCGGTGCCTTCCTAAGGAGGAGGAAGCTGCTCCAGATGAGTGTTCTGGAGAACCACTGGATCCTGATGGATAG
- the LOC132627076 gene encoding uncharacterized protein LOC132627076 isoform X4, with translation MVAAAEMSGGNGGGGRCLRRRKIMEKECPISVPRVSENNEITERPLKFDEITELPQQIDFYTQARKALCLRGPFDSSEDATTTTSTQHTAHLTLPNNLAQLLNKHSDSRKRHKKSNVGTETKKKSSSRQKGGRNTGIWDHVEEYFRELNVDDIDRLYKLGSFEFLGNDNRNLLYVPTFDNVGSVVNGSGVNDSGATVKEEKGNEQFMDVDSEGGKEKETELPKEENDGNVKPCSSSQSLPFSGLEWLLGSRNKIYIASERPSKKRKLLGGDAGLEKLLVARPVEGSVSFCHYCSLGDHGDVLNRLIVCSSCNVAVHQRCYGVQDDIEGSWLCSWCKQKNETVSKDKPCVLCPKSGGALKPCRERGQESSGLEFAHLFCSQWMPEVFVENTRIMEPIMNVDGIKDTRKKLICYLCKVKHGACIRCSNGACRTSFHPICAREARHKMEIWGKLGCDDVELRAFCVKHSDLQINSSSQQGRGTAVDISCVTGNSQLAASVTAKPHKLKLGLRNGDKTVLHTDNSISGLDKLNGDALHQDGLLEKGLSVKRQTECGVSQQPVDWGFCENKDGDVADPVNFTLILKKLIEQKKVDVKDVAVEIGVPSDLLASMLNDDKMVPDIQFKVAKWLKNHAYIGSLQKTLKVKIKSTIVPKVEAGVVDDLDSIRVTEPEITDFVPVKSVPPRRRTKNNVRVVKDGESLYSPKETLNIDGVAAEEAKTSVNGREDSSCPRELPSAGVRKVMVETIPSKATLAGDPNSDEEPSKVSIHCPGNGQAEQGALSDQNLATFADTSSTISSVSFDHLPDVLKREAFHSSYIHPFIQNRLRQMESGVPLDDLRQGEVSQIEASSSSGICCSQHSQQSASGNLLKLNGAWPEQLVKASAMGLLELSPADEVEGELVYYQHRLLCNAAARKRFSDDLIVKVVNSLQQETDAARQREWDTVLVSQYLYELREAKKQGRKEKRHQEAQTVLAAATAAAAASSRISSLRKDNVEESTHQEVMNATNERLRLSSQQHPRVKETLSRPTGVRILPETNSDLVQLGSDISKDHARTCDVCRRSETILNPILVCTSCKVAVHLDCYRSVRNSAGPWYCELCEELLSSGGSGAQASYLWEKEKPCFVAECGLCGGTAGAFRKSNDGQWVHAFCAEWTFESTFRRGQVHPIEGLATVPKGNDVCLVCQRRKGVCAKCSYGHCQSTFHPSCARSAGLFLSMRTNGGKLQHKAYCDKHSLEQRLKSETQRHGVEELKSLKQVRVEFERLRLLCERIVKREKLKREVILCSHDILASSRDNAVLSALTRHPYFQPDVSSDSATTTSIKGYTDGCKSGSETIQRSDDITVDSAVAGKRHIKFPVNMDCDRKTDDISTSPNPVTQNPAQRVSFSGKQIPYRASSNSTDHGDKRLRYRKFVA, from the exons ATGGTGGCGGCGGCGGAGATGAGCGGTGGTAACGGCGGCGGTGGGAGATGTCTGCGGCGACGGAAGATAATGGAAAAGGAATGTCCAATATCTGTTCCTAGGGTTTCGGAAAATAATGAAATTACAGAAAGGCCCTTGAAGTTTGATGAAATTACGGAATTGCCCCAACAAATAGATTTTTACACACAGGCAAGAAAAGCTTTGTGTTTACGTGGTCCTTTTGATTCTTCTGAGGATGCTACTACTACTACTTCTACTCAGCATACTGCGCACCTTACTTTACCTAATAATTTAGCTCAGTTGTTAAATAAACATTCTGATAGTAGAAAAAGGCATAAGAAGTCGAATGTAGGTACCGAAACGAAGAAGAAGTCGTCGTCGAGACAAAAGGGAGGTCGTAATACTGGAATTTGGGATCATGTTGAGGAATACTTTCGTGAATTAAATGTGGATGATATTGATAGATTGTATAAACTTGGGTCTTTCGAGTTTTTGGGTAATGATAATCGGAATTTATTGTATGTTCCTACATTTGACAATGTGGGTAGTGTGGTTAATGGTAGTGGGGTAAATGATAGTGGGGCGACGGTTAAAGAAGAGAAGGGTAATGAGCAATTTATGGATGTGGATAGTGAAGGAGGAAAGGAAAAGGAAACCGAATTGCCTAAAGAAGAAAATGATGGAAACGTGAAGCCCTGTTCGTCGTCTCAGTCTTTGCCTTTTAGTGGGTTAGAATGGCTATTAGGTTCTAGGAATAAGATATATATTGCCTCTGAACGACCCTCGAAGAAAAGGAAGCTTTTGGGTGGAGATGCAGGGTTGGAGAAGCTTCTAGTTGCTCGTCCTGTAGAAGGGTCCGTTTCGTTTTGTCATTATTGTAGTTTAGGCGACCATGGTGATGTGTTGAACAGACTGATCGTTTGTAGTTCTTGTAATGTCGCTGTTCATCAGAGATGCTATGGTGTGCAGGATGATATTGAGGGTTCTTGGTTGTGTTCTTGGTGCAAGCAAAAGAACGAGACGGTAAGTAAGGACAAGCCATGTGTGCTTTGCCCAAAAAGCGGTGGTGCTTTGAAACCATGTAGGGAAAGAGGTCAAGAATCTTCTGGACTGGAGTTTGCTCACTTGTTTTGTTCTCAGTGGATGCCTGAGGTATTTGTTGAGAATACTAGGATCATGGAGCCAATAATGAATGTCGATGGTATAAAGGATAcacggaagaagttaatttgttATCTGTGCAAGGTGAAACATGGGGCGTGTATTCGGTGCAGTAATG GGGCTTGTAGGACTTCTTTCCATCCTATATGTGCCAGGGAAGCAAGGCACAAAATGGAGATATGGGGGAAACTTGGATGTGATGAT GTTGAATTACGCGCATTCTGCGTGAAGCATTCAGATCTCCAGATCAATAGTAGCAGTCAACAAGGTAGAGGAACTGCAGTAGACATTTCTTGTGTCACAGGTAACAGTCAGTTGGCAGCGTCAGTTACAGCCAAACCACACAAGTTAAAGCTTGGCTTAAGAAATGGAGACAAAACAGTGTTGCACACCGACAATTCTATCTCGGGTTTAGATAAGTTGAATGGTGATGCATTACATCAAGATGGACTGCTAGAGAAGGGCTTGAGTGTTAAACGTCAAACAGAATGCGGTGTTTCACAGCAGCCTGTTGATTGGGGTTTTTGTGAAAATAAAGATGGCGATGTGGCTGATCCTGTAAATTTCACCTTGATATTAAAAAAG TTAATAGAGCAGAAAAAAGTTGATGTGAAAGATGTTGCTGTGGAGATTGGTGTACCTTCAGACTTGTTGGCCTCAATGCTCAAC GATGATAAAATGGTTCCTGACATACAGTTCAAGGTAGCTAAGTGGTTGAAGAATCATGCTTATATTGGAAGTTTACAGAAAACTCTAAAAGTTAAAATTAAATCCACGATAGTGCCAAAGGTTGAGGCTGGTGTGGTGGATGATTTGGATTCCATTAGAGTTACAGAACCCGAGATTACAGACTTCGTACCCGTCAAGTCTGTACCACCTCGAAGAAGAACCAAAAACAATGTCAGGGTTGTGAAAGATGGTGAATCACTTTATTCACCTAAGGAGACACTCAACATTGACGGAGTAGCTGCAGAAGAAGCTAAAACTAGTGTGAATGGAAGAGAAGATTCAAGTTGTCCAAGAGAGCTTCCTTCTGCTGGTGTGCGGAAG GTTATGGTTGAGACTATTCCCTCAAAAGCAACTCTAGCGGGTGATCCCAACAGTGATGAAG AACCATCAAAGGTTTCAATCCATTGCCCTGGCAATGGTCAAGCGGAGCAGGGTGCTTTATCTGATCAGAATCTTGCGACTTTTGCTGATACGAGCAGCACGATTTCGTCGGTTTCTTTCGATCACTTACCAGATGTCCT TAAACGGGAAGCATTCCACAGCTCTTACATTCACCCTTTTATTCAGAATAGATTAAGGCAAATGGAGAGCGGGGTTCCTTTGGATG ATTTGAGACAGGGTGAGGTTTCTCAGATTGAAGCATCTTCCAGTTCAGGAATCTGCTGCAGTCAACATTCGCAACAATCAGCTTCTGGCAACCTCCTCAAATTGAATGGTGCATGGCCTGAACAGTTGGTGAAAGCGAGTGCTATGGGCCTGCTGGAGCTTTCACCAGCAGATGAGGTGGAAGGAGAGCTAGTTTATTACCAACACAGACTGCTTTGTAATGCTGCTGCAAGAAAACGTTTTAGTG atgaTTTAATTGTTAAGGTTGTGAATAGTCTCCAACAGGAGACTGATGCTGCTAGACAACGAGAATGGGATACAGTGTTAGTTAGCCAATATCTTTATGAGCTTAGGGAAGCCAAAAAGCAAGGAAGGAAAGAAAAACGACATCAGGAGGCTCAGACTGTACTGGCTGCTGCAACTGCGGCAGCTGCCGCATCGTCTAGGATTTCATCATTGAGGAAAGACAATGTAGAAGAATCCACGCACCAGGAGGTT ATGAATGCTACCAATGAAAGGCTTAGGCTTTCTTCCCAACAGCATCCTCGGGTCAAGGAGACGCTTTCAAGGCCAACCGGTGTTCGGATATTACCAGAAACTAACTCTGATCTTGTCCAGCTAGGTTCAGATATTTCAAAAGACCATGCCAGAACTTGTGATGTCTGTAGACGGTCCGAGACCATTTTGAATCCTATTCTAGTTTGTACGAGCTGCAAG GTTGCTGTTCACTTGGATTGCTATCGAAGTGTAAGAAACTCAGCAGGCCCTTGGTATTGTGAACTATGCGAGGAGTTATTGTCATCTGGGGGCTCTGGAGCTCAAGCTTCTTATCTTTGGGAGAAGGAGAAACCATGTTTTGTCGCTGAATGTGGGTTATGTGGCGGTACTGCTGGTGCTTTTAGAAAGTCAAATGATGGTCAATGGGTTCACGCCTTCTGTGCTGAA TGGACCTTTGAATCAACATTCAGAAGAGGACAAGTACATCCAATTGAGGGACTG GCAACTGTCCCCAAGGGTAATGATGTCTGCCTCGTTTGCCAGCGGAGAAAAGGTGTATGCGCTAAG TGTAGTTATGGTCACTGTCAGAGTACATTCCATCCCTCGTGTGCCAGAAGTGCTGGCTTGTTTTTAAGCATGAGAACTAATGGTGGCAAGTTGCAGCACAAAGCTTATTGTGATAAACATAGTTTGGAACAGAGACTTAAG TCTGAGACTCAGAGACATGGGGTGGAAGAATTGAAGAGTCTGAAGCAAGTCAGG GTTGAATTTGAGCGATTACGGCTATTATGCGAAAGGATCGTTAAGCGGGAGAAGCTGAAG CGTGAAGTAATCCTTTGCTCACATGATATTCTGGCTTCAAGTAGAGACAACGCTGTTTTATCTGCTCTAACTCGACACCCTTACTTCCAACCTGATGTTAGTTCAGATTCAGCTACTACGACATCTATTAAAGGCTACACGGATGGCTGTAAATCAGGCAGTGAAACGATACAAAGATCAGATGACATAACGGTAGACAGTGCTGTAGCAGGGAAACGGCACATTAAGTTTCCTGTGAATATGGATTGTGATCGGAAGACTGATGATATTTCTACATCACCCAACCCTGTTACACAGAACCCGGCACAACGGGTGTCTTTTTCTGGGAAGCAAATCCCATATAGAGCTTCTTCCAATTCTACAGATCATGGTGACAAGCGATTGAGATACAGAAAG TTTGTTGCATAA